One stretch of Roseofilum capinflatum BLCC-M114 DNA includes these proteins:
- a CDS encoding dienelactone hydrolase family protein — protein MTDLTIQSTPVQVPNGDLLIDAYLAEPTTPGPHPGVVVVQEIFGVNEHIRDVTDRIAKQGYIAIAPAIYQRLAPGFEAGYTPEDIKIGREYKVKTKADELLSDIQATLEYLKTRPNLKSGGFGAIGFCFGGHVVYLTAILEEIKATASFYGAGIATLTPGGGEPTVTRTPEIKGTMHCFFGNEDASIPAEEVEQIEATLREAQVDHQIFRYDGADHGFFCDRRSSYNAKAATDAWAKVKDLFHTQLQAS, from the coding sequence ATGACCGATTTAACCATCCAATCTACCCCCGTACAAGTTCCCAATGGCGACTTACTCATCGATGCGTATCTGGCTGAACCCACCACACCCGGCCCCCATCCGGGGGTGGTGGTGGTACAGGAGATTTTTGGGGTCAATGAACATATTCGGGATGTAACGGATCGGATCGCCAAACAGGGTTATATTGCCATTGCTCCGGCAATCTATCAGCGTCTGGCTCCCGGTTTTGAAGCCGGTTATACCCCAGAGGATATTAAAATCGGGCGCGAATATAAGGTGAAAACCAAAGCCGATGAGCTGCTCAGTGATATTCAAGCCACTTTAGAGTATCTGAAAACGCGACCCAATCTAAAATCGGGAGGCTTTGGGGCGATCGGATTTTGCTTTGGGGGCCATGTGGTTTATTTAACCGCTATCTTAGAGGAGATTAAAGCCACTGCTTCGTTCTATGGCGCGGGAATTGCCACCCTCACCCCAGGAGGAGGCGAACCTACCGTTACCCGCACCCCAGAAATTAAGGGAACCATGCACTGCTTTTTTGGCAATGAGGATGCTAGTATTCCTGCTGAGGAAGTTGAGCAAATTGAAGCTACGTTAAGGGAGGCTCAGGTGGATCATCAGATTTTCCGATACGATGGAGCCGATCATGGCTTTTTCTGCGATCGCCGGTCTAGTTATAATGCAAAAGCTGCTACTGATGCCTGGGCTAAAGTGAAAGACTTGTTTCACACCCAACTTCAGGCCTCTTAA
- a CDS encoding S1 RNA-binding domain-containing protein, translating to MNPESKPSSETPSSIGFSQDDFAQALQEHDYTFQKGQTVRGRVAVHSQDGAYIEIGGKSTAFVPLQEAALETVTDLSTVLPLNEELDFLITREQNEEGQVTLSRRQLEIQRLWDTLLDKQEEQQALQVRVTGSNKGGVTVDVMGLRGFIPRSHLNRRDNLNALKGETLTVTFLEVNPDTRKLVLSERLATQATTFSQLEVGQLVEGRIANIKPFGLFVDLGNTTGLIHIKQISQSYIESLSSQFSIGQSIKAIIINIDEGKGRISLSTRILENYPGELLENMEEVMASAAARRERAAKSLQNT from the coding sequence ATGAACCCTGAATCTAAACCCTCTTCTGAAACTCCCTCTTCCATTGGCTTTTCCCAGGATGACTTTGCCCAAGCCTTGCAAGAGCATGACTATACCTTCCAAAAAGGACAAACAGTACGCGGTCGGGTGGCCGTTCATTCTCAAGATGGAGCCTATATTGAAATTGGGGGCAAATCGACTGCCTTTGTCCCCCTACAAGAGGCAGCCTTGGAAACGGTAACCGATTTGTCTACGGTGTTACCTCTGAATGAGGAATTAGATTTTCTAATTACTCGCGAACAAAATGAAGAGGGACAAGTAACGCTCTCGCGCCGCCAACTGGAAATTCAACGCCTTTGGGATACTCTCTTAGACAAGCAGGAAGAGCAACAAGCTCTGCAAGTCCGAGTCACGGGGAGCAATAAAGGGGGAGTGACGGTGGATGTGATGGGACTTAGGGGTTTTATACCGCGATCGCATCTGAATCGACGGGATAATCTAAACGCTCTCAAAGGAGAAACCCTGACGGTTACCTTTCTGGAAGTTAACCCCGATACTCGTAAGTTGGTGCTTTCCGAACGTCTAGCCACTCAAGCGACTACCTTTAGTCAGTTGGAAGTGGGTCAACTGGTCGAAGGGCGAATTGCCAATATTAAACCCTTTGGTTTGTTTGTGGATTTAGGCAATACCACCGGACTCATTCATATTAAGCAAATTAGCCAAAGTTATATTGAATCTCTGTCCAGTCAGTTTTCCATTGGTCAATCGATTAAGGCGATTATTATTAATATTGATGAAGGAAAAGGACGGATTTCTTTGTCTACCCGCATTTTGGAAAATTATCCCGGAGAACTGTTAGAAAATATGGAGGAAGTGATGGCCAGTGCTGCGGCTCGTCGGGAACGGGCAGCTAAATCGTTGCAAAATACCTAA